CGCCGTGCACGTTGCCGAAGGTCGCCGCGAGCAGGTAGCGGCCGCGGTCGCCGACGCCGAGGGCCTCGGCGGTCGCCAGAGCGTCCTCCGGGGTGCTGTAGAGCTTCTCGTTCATCTCGCCGACGACGCCGTCCTCCTCGCCGCCGACGACGCCGATCTCGACCTCGAGGACGACCTTGGCCTCGCGGGCCTTCTCCAGCAGGTCGCGCGCGATCTCGAGGTTCTCGTCGAGCGGACACGCCGAGCCGTCCCACATGTGGGACTGGAAGATCGGCTCCCCACCCTCGGCGACACGCTGACGGGAGAGGTCGAGCAGCGGGTTCACGAACCCGGCGAGCTTCTCCTTCTGGCAGTGGTCGGTGTGGAGCGCGATCTGCACCGGGTACTTGTCGGCCACGGCGCGTGCGTAGCCGGCCAGGGCCAGGGCCCCGGTGACCATGTCCTTGACGGTCGGGCCGGAGAGGTACTCGGCGCCGCCGGTCGACACCTGGATGATGCCGTCGCTCTCGGCCTCAGCGAAGCCGCGGAGCGCGGCGTTCAGCGTCTGCGAGGACGTCACGTTGATCGCCGGGTATGCGAAACCATTGGCCTTGGCCCGGTCGAGCATCTCGGCGTAGACCTCTGGGGTCGCGATAGGCATCGGAAGTCATCTCCCTGAACGGATCTGATGGCCGCGCACGGGCCAGGACGAGCAATTACGGGGCAGGTAGCAAGTATTGCGGACGCGACGGCCCCGGGACCGCGGGCCCGGCCCTGAAGGCCGGTGTGCCGTGGTGACCG
The window above is part of the Sphaerisporangium rubeum genome. Proteins encoded here:
- the fbaA gene encoding class II fructose-bisphosphate aldolase, with the translated sequence MPIATPEVYAEMLDRAKANGFAYPAINVTSSQTLNAALRGFAEAESDGIIQVSTGGAEYLSGPTVKDMVTGALALAGYARAVADKYPVQIALHTDHCQKEKLAGFVNPLLDLSRQRVAEGGEPIFQSHMWDGSACPLDENLEIARDLLEKAREAKVVLEVEIGVVGGEEDGVVGEMNEKLYSTPEDALATAEALGVGDRGRYLLAATFGNVHGVYKPGHVKLRPSVLKEIQDAVGAQYGGEKPFHLVFHGGSGSSLDEIREAIAYGVVKMNIDTDTQYAYTRPVAEHMFRKYDGVLKVDGNVGNKKDYDPRAWGKAAETGMAARIAQACDDLLSAGNKM